The following proteins come from a genomic window of Aptenodytes patagonicus chromosome W, bAptPat1.pri.cur, whole genome shotgun sequence:
- the LOC143171979 gene encoding vasculin-like isoform X1, translating to MAQHDFAPAWLNFPTPPSSTKSSLNFEKHSENFSWTENHYEANRRRHNSSDGFDPNIGWPNGGHFGRKEKNGWRSQGRNGTENTNYRGGYHGGGSRTRTSTFHCGKGQGLHENNVSDNETGKKEDKEVPKQFEAEDFPSLNPEYERTPNQNKSLAAGVWEYPLNPKSRSPRMLVIKKGSTKELQISGFPVVGSLHSQPVKNGTGTNVYKGLVPKPATPPAKSTQWKSQAKENKLGNPFSHESAYGIGNFSPFKSTAKAFTVSQNSVKECNRSNSSSPIDKVGQPRLTKLTRMRTDKKSEFLKALKQDKVEEEREDENHAGQEKDDESFNLHNSNSPHHERDINRNFENEIPQENGNASVTSQQIIRSSTFPRADVLSSSLEAEHRLLKEMGWQEDSENDETCAPLTEDEMREFQVISEQLQKNGLRKNGILKNGLIYDFKFSPWKNSTFKPALENEDSETSSSDTSDDDDV from the exons ATGGCGCAGCATGACTTTGCTCCAGCCTGGCTTAATTTTCCTACTCCGCCATCATCAACAAAG TCATCACTGAACTTTGAGAAACATTCTGAAAATTTTTCGTGGACAGAGAATCATTATGAAGCAAATCGCAGAAGACACAACTCTTCAGATGGGTTTGATCCTAACATTGGATGGCCTAATGGAG GGCATTttgggagaaaagagaagaatggTTGGCGTTCACAAGGCAGAAATGGTACAGAAAATACAAACTATCGTGGGGGATACCATGGCGGAGGTTCCCGCACTCGTACCAGCACTTTCCACTGTGGAAAAGGCCAAGGACTGCATGAAAACAATGTATCTGATAATGAAactgggaaaaaggaagacaaggaagTACCCAAACAGTTTGAGGCTGAAGATTTT CCATCTTTGAATCCTGAATACGAGAGAACACCAAACCAGAATAAGTCTTTAGCTGCAGGTGTGTGGG agtaCCCTTTGAATCCTAAATCTAGATCTCCAAGAATGCTTGTCATTAAAAAGGGCAGTACAAAAGAACTGCAGATATCTGGATTCCCTGTAGTAGGAAGTCTTCATTCACAGCCAGTAAAGAATGGAACTGGCACAAATGTTTATAAAGGATTAGTCCCTAAACCTGCTACTCCACCCGCAAAG TCTACACAGTGGAAAAgccaagcaaaagaaaataaacttgggAATCCATTTTCTCATGAATCTGCATATGGTATTGGCAATTTCAGTCCTTTCAAATCAACTGCCAAGGCATTTACTGTATCACAGAATTCAGTGAAAGAG TGTAATCGGTCGAATTCGTCATCCCCTATTGACAAAGTTGGTCAGCCTCGTTTAACAAAATTGACAAGAATGCGGACTGATAAGAAGAGTGAATTTTTGAAAGCATTGAAACAAGATAAAGTGGAAGAGGAACGTGAAGACGAGAATCATGCTGGGCAAGAGAAG gatGATGAGTCCTTTAACTTGCATAACAGCAACAGTCCTCATCATGAGAGAGATATAAACCgaaactttgaaaatgaaattccGCAAGAGAATGGCAATGCTTCAGTTACATCTCAACAGATCATTCGATCTTCAACTTTCCCTCGGGCAGATGTTCTTTCAAGCTCACTTGAGGCAGAGCATAG gttgttAAAGGAGATGGGCTGGCAGGAAGACAGTGAAAATGATGAAACATGTGCTCCATTAACAGAGGATGAGATGAGGGAATTCCAAGTCATTAGTGAACAG ttacaaaaaaatgGCCTTcggaaaaatggcattttgaaaaatGGCCTCATCTATGATTTTAAATTTAGCCCCTGGAAAAACAGCACTTTCAAACCTGCTCTGGAGAATGAGGATTCTGAGACGAGCAGCAGTGATACatcagatgatgatgatgtgtgA
- the LOC143171979 gene encoding vasculin-like isoform X2, which produces MAQHDFAPAWLNFPTPPSSTKSSLNFEKHSENFSWTENHYEANRRRHNSSDGFDPNIGWPNGGHFGRKEKNGWRSQGRNGTENTNYRGGYHGGGSRTRTSTFHCGKGQGLHENNVSDNETGKKEDKEVPKQFEAEDFPSLNPEYERTPNQNKSLAAGVWEYPLNPKSRSPRMLVIKKGSTKELQISGFPVVGSLHSQPVKNGTGTNVYKGLVPKPATPPAKCNRSNSSSPIDKVGQPRLTKLTRMRTDKKSEFLKALKQDKVEEEREDENHAGQEKDDESFNLHNSNSPHHERDINRNFENEIPQENGNASVTSQQIIRSSTFPRADVLSSSLEAEHRLLKEMGWQEDSENDETCAPLTEDEMREFQVISEQLQKNGLRKNGILKNGLIYDFKFSPWKNSTFKPALENEDSETSSSDTSDDDDV; this is translated from the exons ATGGCGCAGCATGACTTTGCTCCAGCCTGGCTTAATTTTCCTACTCCGCCATCATCAACAAAG TCATCACTGAACTTTGAGAAACATTCTGAAAATTTTTCGTGGACAGAGAATCATTATGAAGCAAATCGCAGAAGACACAACTCTTCAGATGGGTTTGATCCTAACATTGGATGGCCTAATGGAG GGCATTttgggagaaaagagaagaatggTTGGCGTTCACAAGGCAGAAATGGTACAGAAAATACAAACTATCGTGGGGGATACCATGGCGGAGGTTCCCGCACTCGTACCAGCACTTTCCACTGTGGAAAAGGCCAAGGACTGCATGAAAACAATGTATCTGATAATGAAactgggaaaaaggaagacaaggaagTACCCAAACAGTTTGAGGCTGAAGATTTT CCATCTTTGAATCCTGAATACGAGAGAACACCAAACCAGAATAAGTCTTTAGCTGCAGGTGTGTGGG agtaCCCTTTGAATCCTAAATCTAGATCTCCAAGAATGCTTGTCATTAAAAAGGGCAGTACAAAAGAACTGCAGATATCTGGATTCCCTGTAGTAGGAAGTCTTCATTCACAGCCAGTAAAGAATGGAACTGGCACAAATGTTTATAAAGGATTAGTCCCTAAACCTGCTACTCCACCCGCAAAG TGTAATCGGTCGAATTCGTCATCCCCTATTGACAAAGTTGGTCAGCCTCGTTTAACAAAATTGACAAGAATGCGGACTGATAAGAAGAGTGAATTTTTGAAAGCATTGAAACAAGATAAAGTGGAAGAGGAACGTGAAGACGAGAATCATGCTGGGCAAGAGAAG gatGATGAGTCCTTTAACTTGCATAACAGCAACAGTCCTCATCATGAGAGAGATATAAACCgaaactttgaaaatgaaattccGCAAGAGAATGGCAATGCTTCAGTTACATCTCAACAGATCATTCGATCTTCAACTTTCCCTCGGGCAGATGTTCTTTCAAGCTCACTTGAGGCAGAGCATAG gttgttAAAGGAGATGGGCTGGCAGGAAGACAGTGAAAATGATGAAACATGTGCTCCATTAACAGAGGATGAGATGAGGGAATTCCAAGTCATTAGTGAACAG ttacaaaaaaatgGCCTTcggaaaaatggcattttgaaaaatGGCCTCATCTATGATTTTAAATTTAGCCCCTGGAAAAACAGCACTTTCAAACCTGCTCTGGAGAATGAGGATTCTGAGACGAGCAGCAGTGATACatcagatgatgatgatgtgtgA
- the LOC143171979 gene encoding vasculin-like isoform X3: MLLTDWSCWKILERNLGGLGRAEYPLNPKSRSPRMLVIKKGSTKELQISGFPVVGSLHSQPVKNGTGTNVYKGLVPKPATPPAKSTQWKSQAKENKLGNPFSHESAYGIGNFSPFKSTAKAFTVSQNSVKECNRSNSSSPIDKVGQPRLTKLTRMRTDKKSEFLKALKQDKVEEEREDENHAGQEKDDESFNLHNSNSPHHERDINRNFENEIPQENGNASVTSQQIIRSSTFPRADVLSSSLEAEHRLLKEMGWQEDSENDETCAPLTEDEMREFQVISEQLQKNGLRKNGILKNGLIYDFKFSPWKNSTFKPALENEDSETSSSDTSDDDDV; this comes from the exons ATGCTCCTGACTGATTGGAGCTGTTGGAAGATCTTGGAGAGAAACCTAGGAGGGCTGGGAAGAGCAG agtaCCCTTTGAATCCTAAATCTAGATCTCCAAGAATGCTTGTCATTAAAAAGGGCAGTACAAAAGAACTGCAGATATCTGGATTCCCTGTAGTAGGAAGTCTTCATTCACAGCCAGTAAAGAATGGAACTGGCACAAATGTTTATAAAGGATTAGTCCCTAAACCTGCTACTCCACCCGCAAAG TCTACACAGTGGAAAAgccaagcaaaagaaaataaacttgggAATCCATTTTCTCATGAATCTGCATATGGTATTGGCAATTTCAGTCCTTTCAAATCAACTGCCAAGGCATTTACTGTATCACAGAATTCAGTGAAAGAG TGTAATCGGTCGAATTCGTCATCCCCTATTGACAAAGTTGGTCAGCCTCGTTTAACAAAATTGACAAGAATGCGGACTGATAAGAAGAGTGAATTTTTGAAAGCATTGAAACAAGATAAAGTGGAAGAGGAACGTGAAGACGAGAATCATGCTGGGCAAGAGAAG gatGATGAGTCCTTTAACTTGCATAACAGCAACAGTCCTCATCATGAGAGAGATATAAACCgaaactttgaaaatgaaattccGCAAGAGAATGGCAATGCTTCAGTTACATCTCAACAGATCATTCGATCTTCAACTTTCCCTCGGGCAGATGTTCTTTCAAGCTCACTTGAGGCAGAGCATAG gttgttAAAGGAGATGGGCTGGCAGGAAGACAGTGAAAATGATGAAACATGTGCTCCATTAACAGAGGATGAGATGAGGGAATTCCAAGTCATTAGTGAACAG ttacaaaaaaatgGCCTTcggaaaaatggcattttgaaaaatGGCCTCATCTATGATTTTAAATTTAGCCCCTGGAAAAACAGCACTTTCAAACCTGCTCTGGAGAATGAGGATTCTGAGACGAGCAGCAGTGATACatcagatgatgatgatgtgtgA
- the LOC143171979 gene encoding vasculin-like isoform X4 codes for MLVIKKGSTKELQISGFPVVGSLHSQPVKNGTGTNVYKGLVPKPATPPAKSTQWKSQAKENKLGNPFSHESAYGIGNFSPFKSTAKAFTVSQNSVKECNRSNSSSPIDKVGQPRLTKLTRMRTDKKSEFLKALKQDKVEEEREDENHAGQEKDDESFNLHNSNSPHHERDINRNFENEIPQENGNASVTSQQIIRSSTFPRADVLSSSLEAEHRLLKEMGWQEDSENDETCAPLTEDEMREFQVISEQLQKNGLRKNGILKNGLIYDFKFSPWKNSTFKPALENEDSETSSSDTSDDDDV; via the exons ATGCTTGTCATTAAAAAGGGCAGTACAAAAGAACTGCAGATATCTGGATTCCCTGTAGTAGGAAGTCTTCATTCACAGCCAGTAAAGAATGGAACTGGCACAAATGTTTATAAAGGATTAGTCCCTAAACCTGCTACTCCACCCGCAAAG TCTACACAGTGGAAAAgccaagcaaaagaaaataaacttgggAATCCATTTTCTCATGAATCTGCATATGGTATTGGCAATTTCAGTCCTTTCAAATCAACTGCCAAGGCATTTACTGTATCACAGAATTCAGTGAAAGAG TGTAATCGGTCGAATTCGTCATCCCCTATTGACAAAGTTGGTCAGCCTCGTTTAACAAAATTGACAAGAATGCGGACTGATAAGAAGAGTGAATTTTTGAAAGCATTGAAACAAGATAAAGTGGAAGAGGAACGTGAAGACGAGAATCATGCTGGGCAAGAGAAG gatGATGAGTCCTTTAACTTGCATAACAGCAACAGTCCTCATCATGAGAGAGATATAAACCgaaactttgaaaatgaaattccGCAAGAGAATGGCAATGCTTCAGTTACATCTCAACAGATCATTCGATCTTCAACTTTCCCTCGGGCAGATGTTCTTTCAAGCTCACTTGAGGCAGAGCATAG gttgttAAAGGAGATGGGCTGGCAGGAAGACAGTGAAAATGATGAAACATGTGCTCCATTAACAGAGGATGAGATGAGGGAATTCCAAGTCATTAGTGAACAG ttacaaaaaaatgGCCTTcggaaaaatggcattttgaaaaatGGCCTCATCTATGATTTTAAATTTAGCCCCTGGAAAAACAGCACTTTCAAACCTGCTCTGGAGAATGAGGATTCTGAGACGAGCAGCAGTGATACatcagatgatgatgatgtgtgA